In Streptococcus mitis, the DNA window AATACTAGCACCGGCAAATCCACCCACCGCAGCAACCGGACTAAAAGCCGATGTCAAGATTAAAGCGATTGTAGAAGGAATTTTCCCGATATTAAAGAAAATAACTGTAAGAGTTCCCAAAATATAAATAATAGCCATAAAAGGAACAACAGTAGTTGAAACCTTTGAAATGGACTTGAGTCCGCCAAAAACGGCAATCGCTACTAATACAGACAAAACGAGAGCCGTGATAGCTGGCGAAATAGTCGTCGTATTTTGGATAGACTCTGTAATCGAGTTGACTTGGGTAAAGGTCCCGATTCCTAATAAAGCTACTAGCACACCTGCCAGGGCAAAGAAGATAGCAAGTGGTCGCCACTTTTCTCCCATCCCTAGAAGGATATAGTGCATGGGACCTCCCGCTACTGCACCATGGTCGTCCTTTGTGCGGTATTTAATCGCCAAGAGTCCTTCCGCATACTTGGTAGCCATCCCAAAGAAAGCAGCCATCCACATCCAAAAGAGGGCTCCTGGTCCACCGACCTTGATAGCCGTCGCCACCCCGATAATATTTCCCGTACCAACTGTCGCTGCTAGGGCTGTACACAAGGCCGCAAAGCTGGATACATCGCCATGCCCCTTGTCCTTAGTAAAAATAAGCTGGAAAGCCTTGGGCAGACGCAAAACCTGCAAAAGTCCTAGACGAGCAGTTAGGTAAATTCCTGTTCCGACCAATAAAATCAAAAGAGGTGGGCCCCAAGCAAAAGCATCGATTGATTTAAGCAATTCTAACATTTCCTTCTCCTATCTTTTCAACCCCAAAAGAAAGAGCACATGCAAGATACATGTACTCTGGAATGCTTAGATAAATGCTAAAAAGCGGTCTATCCTAGCTCTGTCCTTTTACCTGAGAGTTTGAGCAGTTACCTGCCTTGCCCCTTCGGTGCCTTTACGGTCTCTCCAGAGTTCCGTCCATTTACAGTCATGAAAAATCAAACGATTTACCACTTCTATTAAACTTCATTCGGTGTTGGTATTTAATTGATTCTTATTTTACAAAAAATGTTGGCTTTTGTCAATGTGTTTTAGAAAATTCTTATTTGACTTTGTAGAAGAAGGATTGATCATTCCCATGTGCGTGAGGTGCTTGGTGAATAATCATTCGGTCTCTACTAGTATCAGATGCATCTTCTACAAAATTTGGCTCAGTAACTGTCGGAATAACCACTCCAGCAGGAATCATATCGAGTTGCGCCCTAATAGTTGGAGCTTTATAACTTGTAATTATATATCCATCTTTAAAAACAGCATCATTGATATCCACATAAAATTCTGCTGGTTCTATTAAGCCATTTTTACTAAAAACTAGATCCTGTCCCCCATTTCCTGTACTCCATCTTCCCTCAATACTAGAAAAATCTCCGTTTTTGATGGCGTTTATATCCATTTTCCCTGAAGCTGTTTTGGTAGTTGAAGATGCTGTTGCAGCTGTCCCCTTGTCTGAATTACTTCCTCCAGGAAGTTTATCTGAAACTGACTTCCAACTTAGGGTTTCTAGAGAAATGGGCGAACCGACACCAAGATCTGCTAACTCTTGAGCTTCCTTAACTTTTACCAAAGACTGTCCATCCTCACTAAATTGGTAGTAAGCATAAATATGACTCGTTGCCGAACTAGATCCACGATAGAGCAGAGAATTGTCTGGCAGGATACCGACTGTCATTCTCTCACCAATCTGGTCTAAACGATTTTCTTGATTGGTCAGACGGATCACCTTTCCATCTTTCAAAGTACGAATATCAAGTAAACTCTTTTCGCCGCTCTTCATTTCAAGAGCAAGCAAGAGTTCATCCACTCCGTCGTTATTCAAATCTGTCTTGTGGTAAACCACATCTGTGTAAAAACCTTGAGAAGACTTTACTTGACTAGCTAGGGGATTGACATCCATACCAGTCGGCAAGGTGCCTTTAGCTACTTTTTCATAGTCATCCAAAACCTTATTGTAGTAACTGCAATCTATCTCTGGACTTGCCGCAGATGTATCTGATGTTGAATAAGATGGTGTTTCCGCGCTTTTGTTCCATGGTAGATACTGACAGCCTCCCAAAACCAGTGTCAGTAAAAGCGTTGTGACTAATAAAAACTTTTTCATATTACTCCTTTATCTAAGAGAAAGGAATCAGCATGTGCCAATTCCTTTCGGTATTTTTATTTTATCAAAATGTTACCTATCCGAAAATTATTTTCCGTTTCTATTTATTTGTTATAGGTCATCTCTCACAAGCTATAATTCTAGCGAATCCATTTACCTGATGCATCTACACGATAACCATCTGGCGTGCGTTCATTCACAGCCATCTTACCATTTGATTTAAGATAGTAATTACCTGACCAAGCATTTTGAACATAATTTCCATTCACATTGATAAAGTAGTAGCTATTGTAATGAACATCAAAAACCCAATTGTTAATGACTTTTTTACCATTTTGGTAGTATGAGTTACCTGACCAACCAGTTTGAATTTTAGGTATTGGTGTTGGTGTCGATTTCTCTTGTTTTGGTGTTTCAGGTTTATTGGACGTTTCTAGAGGATTGACATATTTTTCATTCTTAACAGTGAATGTCGCTGATATACCGCTGAAAATATGTAAAGTTTTAGAAGTTAGTTCATCTTCACTATAAAATTTTAGATAATATTCTCCATCAGGTACACTTGAAAAAGTTGTAGAATCTTGTACAGTACGGGGTACAGGCGCAGCATCAAATCTTCTTCCTAAAGCTTCTTTTTTAGCTTTTTTCCAGTATTTTTATTTATAAGATCTGCTCGTATATACGCATATGAGCTACCAGGTACACTTTGAACAGTCATATCAACATAGATTTTTTCATTTTCTGAACCTGGAGTAATCTTAGATTTTACCTCATGATTCTCGGTACGAGTAATTTCAGCACGCACTGTTTGTGCTGAAAAAGGTAGAACTCCTGCTGTGTCTACAAGAGAGACAAGACCAAGTGTTGCAGCCGCTAGACTAGTCACTAAAACTGTTTTTGACTTCATCATCAACAATCTCCTTTAAATTTTTATTGTTTACGGTTACAGTAAGGGGTGGACTCTACTATATTTATGAAAAGAGTATCTGTGTTTATCTTTTATTTGATTAGCAAATGAAATTTTTATGAAAAAAGTATACTTAATCTTTTTCCTAGTTATTAGACTAAAGACTTTCTATTTTATCATTTCCACCTACTCGTCAAATATGCCTTTTCTCCTATTGTCCAGTTCTGATCATAAGGATCTACTGACCATTTTGTTGCCAGTAAAAAAAATGGAAACTTACTGTAACCAATTTGAGCTTCTACTAGATCGGTGGTCGTATTATACCTTCTATCTCGTTTCCACTTACCAATTTTTTGACTTCTATTCCTATTCCAGATAAAAAGTTCCTCTGGAAGTGCATAAATTCTACCATCATGAGAACTACCTTTCATTACAGGATAAAGGTACTGATGCAACTGATATTCACATCGCTTATTTAAGAGCCAATATCCTAGAATCATATAGAAGGGATTTATCTTTTCAAGAGGTAAGATAATTGGTAAAGGTAAAGCATTACTCACATCCACTGGTTTTGTAAGATACATTAACCATAACAATAATGATGAAAAATAAACTATAAATGTATGTAGTGGTATTCTATTCAAAACAATCATATATAATTTGTAATTCTTTATCTGTATCAAACAACGTCTTACATTAATACTGCCCACAATTATTTTATATAGAAAAATCACACAGAAGATAGGTAAAAAAATATATACAAAAATTAAGAAAGATGTTAAAACGATAAACTCAGCTATTCCAATAACAGCTGGATATTGAACTTTATATGTTTCAAAATCCTTTAATACAATGAACCATGGAGCGATAAAATACAAGCACGAGAATATTAGTAAAGCAATTTTTAAATAGAAAATATTCAAGAATTGACTTAATTTTAAAATGTTTGTTCTCATATAAATTCCAGCTCTCCTATCCATCCAATTTATCATTTCTTAAAACCATGACAATCTTAAAGCAGAATCCCCCCTATATTTGTTTAATAATTTGTAGGTATATATTAATCTGAACTTATTAAAATAATTTCTAATACTTCCTTCTACTTCCTTAGAAATATTTTACTTGATTGTATAAGTTCTAGTAAATTCAATTCGGCTCATATTATTCTTGAAATATAACTCATATAAAAAATCTATAACATCAAATCCTTTATTGTTTTTACATGATTTAGCGTTTCAAAAGCAAATTAAATGTCTGCCGAATCATCTGTCCACCAATTGTATCCCTAAACTTATCTTCCCTAGATAACTCATCTAACATCTCTTCTAGACTAACAGCCTTAATATGGCCTGGCCAAAAGACATTATCCAATCTACCTGCACCCTTATAGGTAGGCATCAAGACAACACGTGTTTCCAAGCGATAATATTTTAATAAATTTGCAAATTTATGGGAAAAGCTTTCTTCTGCATAAGACATGTTAGGGGACATTTTTTTAGGTCTGCCTATTTGAGCTCCTGTAGCACTGTCTATAGTGTACAATAAACCATCCGCTTCTCTATAAATCACATTTCCTGAAGCATAAAATTTTAAATCTACTAACCAAATCGTAGATCCAGAAACAATAACACAATCAATATCTGCATCTACCCTTTCATCTTCTAAATTGAGATTATGAACAGACCAAAAGGTAACTAATTTTTCTAAAAGTCCTTGTTTTTGTAATGCTTTCGCAAAATTGATTTCACCCTCTTGACCAAGATTAACTGCAGATTCATCGAATCCTGATTTATTCAATCCTTTTCCAGGTTCTCCAAACATCAATTCATGCTGATAAAGTTGATAATTCTTAAGCTTTTGTGGCTCAAATCCTGTCATTTTACCATTATGAGTTGCCTTGGAAATACTGGGAAGTTCACTATGTTTAGGTGTAGAAGGAGTAGGTGGTTCTGGAGAAACCTTAGCATTCTGTCTTCTGCCCCAAAGAAATCCTAATATAAAATATAGTATATTTCTGCGATGCTTAAAAAAGCGCAACAATTTCTCCACCTCCTAAAAAAATACCTTATTTAGCAATAGTCACTTTACTTGGTCTAAGAACCCTATTATTTAACAAATATCCTTTTTGCAATACTTCAACAATATTATTTTCACTTTGTTCATCAGTAGCTGCTACTGTATTAACAACCTCGTGCATACTGGGGTCAATCATACCACTATTATCAATAACTTGTAATCCATTCAATGAAAGAATTTGCAGCAGTTCTTCAGCAATTGAAGTAAGCAAATCTGATTTTTCTTCAGATGATTCAATACGATCAATAACTTGAAGAATCTGTTTCATAAATGGAGCAAATTTCTCACCCTTATCTAAATCCTGTCTATAGATTAAATACTGCTTCAGTTCTTCAATCAGACTATTTTTTGCTTTATCTTCTAATAAACGGCGTGTAATTAAAGATTCAATATCTTCAACTTTATCTACGATATACGAAACTTTTTCATGCAATACTTCTTCACTCATAAAAACTTTATCCTTTCTTTCTTCTATTTATTTGCCATCCTTTAGGGTAATTGTAATACAAGACAATATTTGATAACAATGCCAAACTTAATGCGTTACTAATCCAAAAGCTATTTACAAACTTATCAAAGAAACCACTCAAAAACCAATTGGCTGCAAAAACTAAGATGAACATGAGACATCCCATACCTTGTGAATGGCGTGTTGTGGCATAATTGATATAATTTTTATTTTCAATAAATTCATTGTAAAAACCATTATCTATAATTTTATTTTCAATCCCTAAACTTTGTGCCTTGGCCAAGTAAGCTTCTGCAATTCGAACACGCGCCTTATTATCTAAAACTGCTTCATTCTCATATTTTGTTCGATCAATATATTTTCTAAAGAAAGCCTCAACGTCTGTATCAGGTGCTTTTTTCATACGCTCTATCGTGATATCTAATAGTAACTTAAAATATACTTGCTGGAAATCTTTATTGTTACCATAGCGTTCGTTTAAGGTATCTAAATAATTCTCACACTCATCTTCAGATTTCAAAAATAGAATACCTGCATAATGTAGTTTATGCTCTAGTGAATCTGAAACATCTACTAATTTTCTTGCAAAATTATAGGCTTCCTCATTATCTCCAATTTCTCTATAAGAGCATGATAAAAGGTAATAAATATATTCTTCATTATTTTTATTTTCTTCTAAATAATGATCGTACAGATATCGAACATCTTTTACTGCCTGTTTATACTGATCAAATAAAAATAGTGATCTCCCCTTTTTCAAAAGATAAAAGGAATTATTAGATAGTTCAAAAGCTTCCTGATAATACTGAATTGCAAACTTTTGCTGATTCTTTTCACAATAAACATCACCTAACAAAGATAAGATATCTGCGTTTTTAGGTCTCAATCTATTAGCTTCACTAATAGCTAATTCTGCATCTGATAACTTTCTATCTTCAAGGCTAATCATAGCCTTGAAATACCAAACATCTGCATCATTTCGATTTATTTTTAAGGCTTCTTCAATGTAGGAATAAGCTAATGATTTCTTTCCTGAATAGAAGGCCTGTCTAGCTGAATCAAGATAGCTTGAATTTGAATGATTAGTTGGAGTCGAATCAGGGACTCCTTCAGAACTTTGTTTAGAATTTTCTAATTCCCTATCATATTTTTGTCTGGTTTCTTCACTTTCAAATACTTTTTCTGCCTGTGCAATGACTTCCATCTTTCTCTCAGCCATTGATCTTTGATCAATATTTGGAGAACCTGTCAACTGGCGATAGCGTCTTCTATTTGACTTGATACTTTTCTTGACATCATCTAATGAACTTGTTTCTGAAATCCCTAACTCTTCATAATAGTTTATGACCGACATTGTGTTCCTCCCCTAATCAATAGTTAAATCTTTTATTTTACGACTAGCTACTTCTACAGCACTTTTATCGAGATTTGCTTGTCTCTCTACTTCAAAAGTCCCTAATAAGTGATTATCCGAATCATGTACCTCTACAAAAACTGTTTGATCGACATCATAATGATAAGTTACCTTCAAAACCGTTCCTGCTGGCCAGTCACCTGGTAATTTAATGGTACTCTCTCCTATAACCGTAACAAATTGCGGATCCTCGTCATCCCCTTGAGTAACCTCTACTAACACATTTTGTTGATTATCAACAACTGTTGAAAAATACTCAGAGTACTTGTTTGGTACCTTGGAATTTTTAGGAATAATAATTGTATTTCTTTTCACACCATTCGAAAGAGCCAGAGTTCCCAAGGCTTGAGAAGTAACATCCGAAACAACTAACTTTTCTGCTAATCCACGAACTGTTTCACTAACATCTGCACTTTCTGATTTATTAGCGATTTCCAATGCTGCCTGAATAGCTGCTCCTTGTGCTACAGCTTCATCTGGATTAATAGAATATACAATCTTCTTCCCAATTTTCTCTTCCAATTTTCTTTGTACCATTGGCATTCGAGTTGAACCACCTATTAATAGTACTTGGTCAATTTCATCCCATGACATTCCAGATTCTTCAACAACATCATCTAACAGCTCCTCTGTACGATTCATTAGACTTTTTGTTGCTTCTTCAAATTCTACACGTGTTATAGGAATTTTATAACTTTTTCCTTTATAGTCGAGAAAGACATTTGTTTTTTCTACAGTTGTTAGTCCTCTCTTTGTATTCTCTGATTTTTCACGAAGTAAGGCAGTAAAATGTTCATCCGTATAAATATCCTCTGCTCCCTGTTCTTCCATCTTTTCAGCAATAATCATTGATAAGGCGTTATCAAAATCAAACCCTCCTAGATTACGATCTCCATCGGTGGCAATAACATCAAACTCGCCATCTTTTATTTTCATTAATGTAACGTCAAAAGTTCCACCACCTAAATCGTATACCAATACTGTCTCATTTTTTTCTGCTGATATACCATATGCAAGTGCAGCGGCTGTCGGTTCATTTAAAACTCGTAAAACATTGAGTCCAGCAATTTCTCCAGCATGTTTTGTTGCTGTTCTACGAGCATCATCAAAATAAGCTGGAACAGTTATTACAACATCCTCTACTTTGTCACCAAGGGCATTTTCTGCTCCTTCTTTTAATCTTTTTAAAATGATTGCTGAAATTTCTTCTGCTGTATAAACAGTATCACTAGGAGAATCAAACTTCCAATTTGGATTTCCCATTTGCCTTTTGACATACTGTACAACTGCTTCAGGACGACTTGCTGCCAAATTTTTAGCTTGAATACCAACAAGTGGTTCATCTTTCCCATCAAAATCCTGAAAGAATACAACAGATGGAGTTAAATTTTCACCATCTTGATTCAATAAAATTTGTGGTTGTCCAGTCTCTGATAATACAGATACTGCTGAATAAGTCGTTCCTAAATCAATTCCAATTGCTTTACTCATATTTCACTCCTAATCATTATTTGATTTAAACTGTGTTAGTATTTCTGTTAAAAACTCACAGTATTTTAATTCTGCATCAATCTTGCTCTGATTTTTCCCCAAAGTTCTAAGACTGCTAACTGTTAAATTACTAAGTTGAGCTCCTAATTTCTGACCCAATGACAAATCCGATTCTCTAATTGCTTCCCTGAATCTTTTATTATCTTCTGATATGTAGTATTTTTTTAATTGTTTACTCTCACCTAAAGTATCTATAGTCAGAAGCTGTACTGATCCTTGGTTTTTTAAACGAAAACAAAACTTTACATAGTCTTTCTGGTGATTTGGGTGTGAAATAACTAGACATTCTTCAATCTCTTTATTAAACAAACCACCGAGTTTTATTTGTTCTTCATCAATTTTACAAGGAAGATCAAACTCTTTTGCTTTTTCAACAATTTTCGTCTTACAATATTCTAAATCTAATCTAGGATTATTCTCATCGGAATAATATCTCCATTCATCTATATAACTTTCCAATTCTTTGTATTTAATCATCAACAATCTCCTTTTATATTTTATTGTTTACGGTTACAGTATAGCATGCTATTTACCTTATTTACAAAAAGCGTATTTATATTTACCTTTATTGAACAATTACCCCCCCCCCCCCCCGAAAAAGCGTAACTATAATTACCTTTTTCTAAAAAAACCTTAAAAATTGGTAGAATTATGATAGAATGGAAAAAAGGACTTGAGGAGATTTAGGATGCAAGATGAAAGTGTGTATGGATTAGTCTATAAGGCTATTCGTGAGGAGAGAGGATTTACACAAAAGGAAGCTGCTGGGACTACAGTGACTCCTCATTTTTTACGTCAGTTTGAGCAAGGGAAATCTCGAATAACCATTCAAAAATTTGAAGAGATTCTTTCTAATATTGGAATTGATAAAGAGACCTTTGATAGTCTCAAAACACAGATGTTTCCAACGGAATTTCATAAATTACAGGCTCAGGTTGCTGATTTGGCCTACAAGCGTGAATTTAAAAAAATCATTAGTTTGATTAATCAACCCATGGAAAATCCTGGGATTGCTGAACACTATGTGATTGCCAACCGTGTAGTCAATAAATTTGCTATCGCAAACATCATTGGCGATTCTTTTCTGACTCCAAAAGATTATCAAGAACTAGAATATATCAAGAACTATCTGAGTGAATTGGACGACTGGAATAAAATTGAGGTTAATATCTTTTCATCTATCCTGCCTCACTTTTCAATCGAATTTTTAGATTACAGACTCTACCACCTATTAGATACTCTAAAAAAACAAACTGAATACCATTCAATCCGTACTGCTGACTACTATATTGCCTGCTTAAGAACTGCTATCAAGCATTACTCTGTCAATGGCTACTATGATAAGGCTGAGAATTTAGCAGTGAAGACTCTGGAAGTGATTAATACTTTCCCTCTACTGAGTACCAAGATGACAGAGATGATTAGCATTTCTATGGAACGTGCTAATAATTTTCTCAGAAAAGACGATGTCAGAGGTCTAGAACTTGCTAAGCATATCTTTGCCAGTCTTGATAACTTTGAAAAAATCTATCCAAATCAACTTCTGACTCGAATGAGAGAGGATTTCTTTGTTACTGTCACACAACTCAATCACACTGGCCAGCCTTTAGATATCTAATCTAGAAATCAAAAAAGCTTGAGGAATCATCTATATTCCTCAGGCTTTTCTTATCCTTTAAAAGTGACAATAGTTGCACCACTGCCCCCAGCATTTTGCGGGGCATAGCCGAAACTCTTGACATGTTTGTTTCTTTGTAGGTATTTGGTGACTCCTTCACGGATGACACCTGTACCGATACCATGGATGATATCGACTTGGGCCATATTGTTGAGCAGAGCTTGGTCGATAAAGGCATCTAGCTCATTCATGGCCTCTTCATAACGTTTGCCTCGAAGGTCCAGTCTTGCTTGTGGGCCACGACCAGAAGTTCGTTTCACAACATTGACTTGTTTCTTCTTGACTTGCTTTTCTTGCTGGGCTTGAACAAGATCAAATTCTTTTTCTTCCAAGGTCATCTTGATTAAACCGACTTGGGCTTCCCAACGGCCATCCTTAAGTTGGCTGGTCAAGGTACCACGCTGTCCATAACTGAGAACCACGATATCATCTCCCACCTTTGGAGCTCGTTTTTTCTTGGCCTTTTGAAGGACCTTGTTTTTAGACAAGTCCACTTTTTCAGGAGCTAATTTTTTCAGCTTGGCTTTGGCTTCAATGATTTCATGGGGCTTGAGTTGGGATTTGCTATGGAGATTTTTGAGAATCTGATCACTTTCACTTAGGGCCATGTCCACAATCTCAGCTGCCTGTTCACGCGCCTTGTTAAGCTCTGTTTCCTTTTCACGATTGAGCTCGTTGTAAAGTTTTTTGAGAGCACGATTCATCTTGAGATTCTCTTGCTCCACCTCACGGATATTATCCAAGCGTTTACGACTTTCAAGCGTCTGCTCTTCCAGTTGCTCAATAATCCGGTTGACATCATTGTCCTGATCGACCTGCTGGCTGGCATCCCCTACGATGACTTCAGATAGGCCTAGACGTTTGGCAATTTCAAAGGCATTGCTTCGACCAGGCACGCCCTGCATAAAGCGATAGGTCGGGCGAAGAGTGGCAGTATCAAACTCCATGCTGGCATTTTGCACAAAGGCTGTCTCAATACCATAGGCCTTGAGTTCGGGATAGTGGGTGGTCGCCATGGTCTTGACTTGACGCAGGCGAAGGTCCTCCAGAATAGCCATGGCAAGAGCAGCTCCTTCTTGAGGGTCTGTACCAGCACCCAACTCGTCTAAGAGTAAGAGGGAATGTTGGTTGACCTTGCCAAGAATATCCACGATATTGGTCATGTGGCTAGAGAAGGTAGACAAACTCTGCTCAATAGACTGCTCATCGCCAATATCGGCAAAGATTTCTTCAAAAATACCCACACGACTTCCCTTTTCTGCTAAAATCGGCAAACCAGACTGAGCCATAACCTGCGTCAAGCCCAGAGTTTTGAGCATGATGGTCTTCCCACCTGTATTTGGACCTGTGATGACAATGGCTGTTAAATCTTGACCAAAATGGACATCATTCGCAACCGCATTTTTGACCAAAGGATGGCAGACATGGAGCAGTTGAATCTCCTGATTTTCTGACAGCTGAGGAACAACTGCTTGCCTCTCTTGGATAAAGCGGACCTTGGCACGAATCAAGTCTAGATGACCGATAATCCAAGCATCATTGGCAATCTCAGCAGCATGTGGGCGGACACGCTCAGAAATTTCTTGGAGAATGCGAAGCATTTCATAACGCTCATCTGCTCGCAGACTAGCGATTTCTTCGCTCAGTTTGACCACCTCACGGGGTTCGATATAGACGGTGTTTCCGCTGGCAGAAATGTCATGAACAACACCTGCAATCTTGTTGCGGTAGGTGTTTTTGACTGGTAAAACCTGACGGCCATTTCTGCTTGCAACAATCCCTTCCGTCAACATCTGCGCTTTTTGTTTGAGCAAATCTTGCAAGACATCACGTACCTGACTCTCGCTATCATGAATTTTTCGACGGATTCGTGCCAATTCTTCACTGGCAAAATTTTCAATGAAACCTGCATCATTAAAGGCTTGTAGATTTCCTTGTAATTGCGGAAAATCGTGAAATTTCTCAAACCATAGGGCTAATTCTTCCAAGCTGACATTTTCCAGATTAGAATAAAAACTTTGCAGTTCTCGGCTAGCAAGAAGTACGCGCTTCAAGAGTAGGAACTCCTCGATATTGAGGTCCGCTCCCATCTCCAACCGCTTGCAGACTCCTGCGATTTCCTTAGTTGCGAGAATGGTAAAATGCGGTTGCTCGACAAAGAGAGCCTGCATTTCCTTCATCTCAGCAAAAGCCTGTTTGATTTTATCTGCTTTGGCAGTCGGAGCAAGCTGTCTCAATTGCTCCAAGCCCTGCTCGGTCAACAAATGAGGTTCAAACAAAGCCTTGACCTTATTGAACTCTAATGTTTCTAATATTTTCTTATTCATCTTTATTTCCTTATCTTTGAATATCTAGGTGTGGTAGC includes these proteins:
- a CDS encoding Hsp70 family protein produces the protein MSKAIGIDLGTTYSAVSVLSETGQPQILLNQDGENLTPSVVFFQDFDGKDEPLVGIQAKNLAASRPEAVVQYVKRQMGNPNWKFDSPSDTVYTAEEISAIILKRLKEGAENALGDKVEDVVITVPAYFDDARRTATKHAGEIAGLNVLRVLNEPTAAALAYGISAEKNETVLVYDLGGGTFDVTLMKIKDGEFDVIATDGDRNLGGFDFDNALSMIIAEKMEEQGAEDIYTDEHFTALLREKSENTKRGLTTVEKTNVFLDYKGKSYKIPITRVEFEEATKSLMNRTEELLDDVVEESGMSWDEIDQVLLIGGSTRMPMVQRKLEEKIGKKIVYSINPDEAVAQGAAIQAALEIANKSESADVSETVRGLAEKLVVSDVTSQALGTLALSNGVKRNTIIIPKNSKVPNKYSEYFSTVVDNQQNVLVEVTQGDDEDPQFVTVIGESTIKLPGDWPAGTVLKVTYHYDVDQTVFVEVHDSDNHLLGTFEVERQANLDKSAVEVASRKIKDLTID
- a CDS encoding alanine/glycine:cation symporter family protein, with the translated sequence MLELLKSIDAFAWGPPLLILLVGTGIYLTARLGLLQVLRLPKAFQLIFTKDKGHGDVSSFAALCTALAATVGTGNIIGVATAIKVGGPGALFWMWMAAFFGMATKYAEGLLAIKYRTKDDHGAVAGGPMHYILLGMGEKWRPLAIFFALAGVLVALLGIGTFTQVNSITESIQNTTTISPAITALVLSVLVAIAVFGGLKSISKVSTTVVPFMAIIYILGTLTVIFFNIGKIPSTIALILTSAFSPVAAVGGFAGASIRMAIQNGVARGVFSNESGLGSAPIAAAAAKTNEPVEQGLISMTGTFIDTLIICTLTGLTILVTGVWSGDLNGVALTQSAFSTVFSHFGPALLTIFLVLFAFTTILGWNYYGERCFEFLFGVRFIWLYRVIFVLMVLLGGFIELDMVWIIADIVNALMALPNLIALLVLSPVVIAETKKYFDK
- a CDS encoding DUF6287 domain-containing protein — translated: MKKFLLVTTLLLTLVLGGCQYLPWNKSAETPSYSTSDTSAASPEIDCSYYNKVLDDYEKVAKGTLPTGMDVNPLASQVKSSQGFYTDVVYHKTDLNNDGVDELLLALEMKSGEKSLLDIRTLKDGKVIRLTNQENRLDQIGERMTVGILPDNSLLYRGSSSATSHIYAYYQFSEDGQSLVKVKEAQELADLGVGSPISLETLSWKSVSDKLPGGSNSDKGTAATASSTTKTASGKMDINAIKNGDFSSIEGRWSTGNGGQDLVFSKNGLIEPAEFYVDINDAVFKDGYIITSYKAPTIRAQLDMIPAGVVIPTVTEPNFVEDASDTSRDRMIIHQAPHAHGNDQSFFYKVK
- a CDS encoding nucleotide exchange factor GrpE; the protein is MSEEVLHEKVSYIVDKVEDIESLITRRLLEDKAKNSLIEELKQYLIYRQDLDKGEKFAPFMKQILQVIDRIESSEEKSDLLTSIAEELLQILSLNGLQVIDNSGMIDPSMHEVVNTVAATDEQSENNIVEVLQKGYLLNNRVLRPSKVTIAK
- a CDS encoding helix-turn-helix domain-containing protein yields the protein MQDESVYGLVYKAIREERGFTQKEAAGTTVTPHFLRQFEQGKSRITIQKFEEILSNIGIDKETFDSLKTQMFPTEFHKLQAQVADLAYKREFKKIISLINQPMENPGIAEHYVIANRVVNKFAIANIIGDSFLTPKDYQELEYIKNYLSELDDWNKIEVNIFSSILPHFSIEFLDYRLYHLLDTLKKQTEYHSIRTADYYIACLRTAIKHYSVNGYYDKAENLAVKTLEVINTFPLLSTKMTEMISISMERANNFLRKDDVRGLELAKHIFASLDNFEKIYPNQLLTRMREDFFVTVTQLNHTGQPLDI
- a CDS encoding endonuclease MutS2 is translated as MNKKILETLEFNKVKALFEPHLLTEQGLEQLRQLAPTAKADKIKQAFAEMKEMQALFVEQPHFTILATKEIAGVCKRLEMGADLNIEEFLLLKRVLLASRELQSFYSNLENVSLEELALWFEKFHDFPQLQGNLQAFNDAGFIENFASEELARIRRKIHDSESQVRDVLQDLLKQKAQMLTEGIVASRNGRQVLPVKNTYRNKIAGVVHDISASGNTVYIEPREVVKLSEEIASLRADERYEMLRILQEISERVRPHAAEIANDAWIIGHLDLIRAKVRFIQERQAVVPQLSENQEIQLLHVCHPLVKNAVANDVHFGQDLTAIVITGPNTGGKTIMLKTLGLTQVMAQSGLPILAEKGSRVGIFEEIFADIGDEQSIEQSLSTFSSHMTNIVDILGKVNQHSLLLLDELGAGTDPQEGAALAMAILEDLRLRQVKTMATTHYPELKAYGIETAFVQNASMEFDTATLRPTYRFMQGVPGRSNAFEIAKRLGLSEVIVGDASQQVDQDNDVNRIIEQLEEQTLESRKRLDNIREVEQENLKMNRALKKLYNELNREKETELNKAREQAAEIVDMALSESDQILKNLHSKSQLKPHEIIEAKAKLKKLAPEKVDLSKNKVLQKAKKKRAPKVGDDIVVLSYGQRGTLTSQLKDGRWEAQVGLIKMTLEEKEFDLVQAQQEKQVKKKQVNVVKRTSGRGPQARLDLRGKRYEEAMNELDAFIDQALLNNMAQVDIIHGIGTGVIREGVTKYLQRNKHVKSFGYAPQNAGGSGATIVTFKG
- a CDS encoding nuclease-related domain-containing protein, producing the protein MRFFKHRRNILYFILGFLWGRRQNAKVSPEPPTPSTPKHSELPSISKATHNGKMTGFEPQKLKNYQLYQHELMFGEPGKGLNKSGFDESAVNLGQEGEINFAKALQKQGLLEKLVTFWSVHNLNLEDERVDADIDCVIVSGSTIWLVDLKFYASGNVIYREADGLLYTIDSATGAQIGRPKKMSPNMSYAEESFSHKFANLLKYYRLETRVVLMPTYKGAGRLDNVFWPGHIKAVSLEEMLDELSREDKFRDTIGGQMIRQTFNLLLKR